Proteins encoded within one genomic window of Microcebus murinus isolate Inina chromosome 8, M.murinus_Inina_mat1.0, whole genome shotgun sequence:
- the LOC105856937 gene encoding large ribosomal subunit protein eL34-like: MVQRLTYRRRLSYNTASNKTRLSRTPGNRIVYLYTKKVGKAPKSACGMCPGRLRGVRAVRPKVLMRLSKTKKHVSRAYGGSMCAKCVRDRIKRAFLIEEQKIVVKVLKAQAQSQKAK; the protein is encoded by the coding sequence ATGGTCCAACGTTTGACATATCGCCGTAGGCTTTCCTACAACACAGCCTCTAACAAAACTAGGCTGTCCCGAACCCCTGGTAATAGAATTGTTTACCTTTATACCAAGAAGGTTGGGAAAGCACCAAAATCTGCATGTGGTATGTGCCCAGGTAGACTTCGAGGGGTTCGTGCTGTGAGACCTAAAGTTCTTATGAGgttgtctaaaacaaaaaaacatgtcaGTAGGGCCTATGGTGGTTCCATGTGTGCTAAATGTGTTCGTGACAGGATCAAGCGTGCTTTCCTTATCGAGGAGCAGAAAATCGTTGTGAAGGTGTTGAAGGCACAAGCACAGAGCCAGAaagctaaataa